One Onychostoma macrolepis isolate SWU-2019 chromosome 15, ASM1243209v1, whole genome shotgun sequence DNA segment encodes these proteins:
- the vps26b gene encoding vacuolar protein sorting-associated protein 26B has product MSFFGFGQTAEIDIVLNDAESRKKAEHKTEDGKKDKYFLFYDGETVSGKVNVTLKIPGKRLEHYGIKIEFVGQIELYYDRGNHHEFVSLVKDLARPGELSQSQTFDFDFTHVEKPYESYTGQNVKLRYFLRATISRRLNDISKEMDIVVQTLCTYPEINSSIKMEVGIEDCLHIEFEYNKSKYHLKDVIVGKIYFLLVRIKIKHMEIDIVKRETTGTGPSVYHENDTIAKYEIMDGAPVRGESIPIRLFLAGYELTPTMRDINKKFSVRYYLNLVLIDEEERRYFKQQEITLWRKGDIVRRSMSQQATIAAQRYEGSNSETASARAKEESN; this is encoded by the exons ATGAGCTTCTTCGGCTTCGGACAGACCGCTGAGATCGACATTGTGTTAAATGACGCCGAGAGCAGGAAGAAAGCTGAGCACAAAACCGAAGATGGCAAAAAGGACAAATATTTCCTTTTCTACGATGGTGAAACTGTAAGTGGGAAAGTTAACGTGACTCTGAAGATTCCTGGAAAGAGGCTGGAGCACTATGGGATCAAAATCGAGTTCGTCGGACAGATTG AGCTGTACTATGACAGAGGGAACCACCATGAGTTTGTGTCGTTAGTGAAGGATCTTGCACGACCTGGTGAGCTTTCGCAGTCCCAGACCTTTGACTTCGACTTCACCCATGTGGAAAAGCCCTATGAATCTTACACTGGCCAGAATGTCAAACTGAG ATACTTTCTGCGAGCGACAATCAGCAGAAGACTGAATGATATCAGTAAAGAGATGGATATCGTCGTACAGACGCTGTGCACGTATCCAGAGATCAACTCCTCCATCAAGATGGAAGTAGGAATTGAAGATTGTCTCCATATTGAGTTTGAATACAACAAATCCAA ATACCATCTGAAGGATGTTATCGTAGGCAAGATTTACTTCCTTCTTGTGAGGATAAAGATTAAACACATGGAAATCGATATAGTAAAACGGGAAACGACTGGAACAGGACCCAGTGTGTACCATGAAAATGACACCATTGCCAAATATGAGATCATGGACGGGGCACCGGTGAGAG GCGAGTCAATCCCCATCCGCTTATTTCTCGCTGGATACGAGTTGACACCCACCATGAGAGACATCAACAAGAAGTTCTCTGTGCGTTACTACCTGAACCTAGTCCTTATAGATGAAGAAGAGCGACGATACTTCAAACAACAG GAGATCACACTCTGGAGGAAAGGAGATATTGTGAGGAGAAGTATGTCCCAACAGGCCACCATTGCCGCCCAGAGATATGAGGGATCAAACTCTGAAACGGCGTCAGCACGAGCCAAAGAGGAGAGTAACTAG
- the thyn1 gene encoding thymocyte nuclear protein 1 gives MPPKKRTRSSAKSNKHTDADAQHGEGSDDVAQLKTGKRKRSAGVKSDVEKNKNDDGRKTSCSHWLMKSEPESRIENGVDVKFGIEDLKVLPDQTGCWDGVRNYQARNFMRDMKVGQQAFFYHSNCKEPGIAGLMKIVKEAYVDHTQFDKKDAHYDPSSKADNPKWSMVDVQFERMTKRFIPLTELKKYHLQHKAKGGPLKDMALFTRARLSVQPLTAEEYDFILSLENEDPI, from the exons ATGCCCCCCAAGAAAAGAACACGAAGCAGCGCTAAATCTAATAAACATA CTGATGCAGACGCCCAACACGGTGAGGGGTCTGATGATGTTGCACAACTCAAAACTGGCAAAAGAAAAAGGTCAGCAGGAGTAAAAAGTgatgtggagaaaaataaaaatgatgacGGACGCAAAACATCTTGCAGCCACTGGCTCATGAAATCTGAACCTGAGAGTCGGATTGAAAATGGAGTGGATGTGAAG TTTGGAATTGAGGACCTCAAAGTCCTTCCCGATCAGACTGGATGCTGGGATGGAGTGAGGAATTATCAG GCACGTAATTTCATGAGAGATATGAAGGTGGGCCAGCAGGCTTtcttttaccacagtaactgcaAAGAGCCAGGTATTGCTGGCCTCATGAAG ATTGTAAAGGAGGCTTATGTGGACCATACACAATTTGACAAGAAGGACGCACATTACGATCCCTCCAGCAAAGCAGACAACCCTAAATGGAGTATG GTGGATGTTCAGTTTGAAAGGATGACCAAGCGTTTCATTCCTCTTACTGAGCTGAAGAAATATCACTTGCAGCACAAAGCTAAAGGTGGACCCTTAAAAGATATGGCCCTCTTCACCAGAGCCAGACTATCAGTTCAGCCCCTCACTGCAG aGGAATATGACTTTATCCTGAGTTTGGAGAATGAAGATCCAATATGA